The sequence below is a genomic window from Dioscorea cayenensis subsp. rotundata cultivar TDr96_F1 chromosome 6, TDr96_F1_v2_PseudoChromosome.rev07_lg8_w22 25.fasta, whole genome shotgun sequence.
CAATGAAGCCGGAGAGAGTTGGAGCTGAGAGGTGGAAGTTGTTGAAGTCTATGGAGAAGATGGTGGGAGTTTGAGGGGAGTATGGAGGGGAGGCACAGTAGAAGCCTTTGTACGTGCATGGGAGGAAGCCAGTCCATGTGGACGTGATATTTAGGGGATCAGATGTTATGGTTTGTTTGAAACGTTGGATGACTAGGTATGCATAGTATTGTTTGAGGTTTGGGAAGTCTGAAGGTTGGGGTTCATTGCAGGAGCATGAATTTGGtggagatggtgatggtgatggagTTCCGGTGCCGATACCAATACTGATACCTGGACCGGTACCAATACTGATATTGAGGGAGATGGAGGGAGTGAGAGcttggaagaggaggaggaggaggaggaggatggagATGGGAGTCATGGAAGTAAAATTAGGAGAAAGGGGATGATGGAAGGAGAGGGGGAGTGTGTTTGGGTTAGACCCGCATGTTTTTGAGTGTTTTAGTTTTgtctttgtttgtgtttgtgggGGAGTGTTTGTGTTGTTTAATCAACTTCATAAGCCAATATGGTTTCTCCATACCCAAGTAGAATAAAGATAGTTGAGCCGAATTGATGCCATGACCAGCCAAAGCACTAGCAATTCTTTTCCAGGGAGGTGGAATGATATCAATCTTGTGATTATTCAACATGCTTAACTTAGCCTTTAAAGAGTCAAAAGAGTCCTTATGGCGCCAGTATATCAACTCATCAGTATACAGAATTGCCTTCCAAATGTCATCCGAGCTGATGTAAATATGAGAACACCTATCACGAGCAGCAATACACTGATGGAGAGCCAAATGCAGTGCTAATAAACCAATGTCTAGTCATCCATTGAACAAATAGGGTGGCCAAACCTGCACAACAAATAACACCATTGGAATCAAGCGTAACAAAACCAATACCACCCTTACTTGAAGCCTCATTCCAAGCAGCCGCCGAGAAAATGCCCAACTAACCAGGACTGGGCCTGTTCTGCATAATATAGCATCTCATTTTATGATTGTTAGGCTTCATAGAAAATTCTTTCACCTGCATCACAACTGCATAAGCACTTTTGAGGATATCAGGTTTATCCTGTCTGAACACAAAATTGCATCTACATTTCCAAATCTGCCACAAAGTGGCAGCAATTAAAGAAGCCAGAAATTTAGAGTTCTCATAAGAATGAAAGTCAAGCCATTGACCTCTAACAAATAAATCCAGTAAATTAGTCTTAACATTAGCAATAATTTCCACCATTCACCAAATTTTGATGCTAATAAAACAATGACTAAAAAGATGAATAGCCGATTTTAAGATCAAACCACAAAACTTACAAGGATCAGGAGGGCCAAGATTCATATGATAAAGAAATTCATATGTCTTGATCTTACCATGATTCAAAAGCCAGAAGAAGTCGTTCTTGGTTTTTGGGGCGATGTGAAGCTTCGAAATGTTAGACCAACCATTCCAGTCAGTGTTCTCAACATGTTTGTTCATCAGGAAAAGTGTAAACAGAGGCAGTAATCTTGTTACCTTGCGATGCAGGGAACCAAATCCAATGATTATTCTCCTCAGTGTTGATCTCCCCATAAGACAAGATGGGAGAATCCCAATTGAACCCAAACATAGTATTCAAAGCATTCAAATTCAAGGATGAGTTAGTTAACAAATCATCAATTTTGAGATTATCCAGATTAAGATCCATATTAATAAAAACCGGTTTAAAAGTAATAGGAATGTCAAACATCCAAGGATGATGCCAGAAAGAAGTAAGGACCAGATTGAGAGTTTTGATCCACAGATAAGTTTTAAGAACATAAGCAGTAATATTCAAACCTTTGAAAAAAGCCGAACAGTTAGGAGGGGTGTTCAAAGACCAAAAATTGGGATCCCCATATTTCAAGTATAAGATATCAACCCATAAAGCATCTTGcttattaagaaaattaaaaagattctTTGCCATTAAAGAGTGTTTAACTTTAAGCAGATTTCTTATGCCGAGACCCCCCTCAGACTTGCAAGATGTAACCGTGTCCCAACTCACTAAAGGCATACCTTTACCAAGATCAGAATTGGCCCAAAGGAATTTCCTAACAATGCTGGAGAGCTTAGTAAGAACAGTGTCAGGAATAGGATAAACTGAAAGGTAATAAATGGGGCTGGCCATCAAAATGCTATTAATGAGTATAGACTTGCCAGCTTTAGACAAATGAGCCTTGTCCCACTCAGCAATAGCCAAGTTCATACGGTTAATCATGGAATCAAAATGAGCTGTAGCAAGACGCTTATGGGAGATAAGAACTCCAAGATAAGTAAAAGGAACTTTGCCAAGTCTGAAGTTTAGAATCTTGCAAATTCTGGTAGAAACCTGATTATTAAACCATTCTGGAAAGTAAATCTCTGATTTGAGTTTATTGGGAAACTGACCAGTGAGATGGGCATACATGGTTAAACAAAAGCAAATATTCCTAGCAGACTTCCTAGAAGCAGCAGAGACTAACATAAGATCATCGGCATACATGAGATggttaaaattatttcttaatctaCTGGAAAAACCCGGAATAAGATCAAGAGACCTAGCTT
It includes:
- the LOC120263608 gene encoding uncharacterized protein LOC120263608 produces the protein MGGDMNSSFFHRSVRIRRYHNSITHLTDHNGRECFDSHSIDNMLVGHFNSLWNNPDARPLNWFLKALPPDLPTLSSDQQLSLTRPVTKDEIYTNFFDNAVMPRAWVGKEQSGFVSSHSPVDNIIAVQEMIHSINYEKCFPRRMLVKVDIEKAYDTLNWKPSDCLVALNLVAILNKARSLDLIPGFSSRLRNNFNHLMYADDLMLVSAASRKSARNICFCLTMYAHLTGQFPNKLKSEIYFPEWFNNQVSTRICKILNFRLGKVPFTYLGVLISHKRLATAHFDSMINRMNLAIAEWDKAHLSKAGKSILINSILMASPIYYLSVYPIPDTVLTKLSSIVRKFLWANSDLGKGMPLVSWDTVTSCKSEGGLGIRNLLKVKHSLMAKNLFNFLNKQDALWVDILYLKYGDPNFWSLNTPPNCSAFFKGLNITAYVLKTYLWIKTLNLVLTSFWHHPWMFDIPITFKPVFINMDLNLDNLKIDDLLTNSSLNLNALNTMFGFNWDSPILSYGEINTEENNHWIWFPASQGNKITASVYTFPDEQTC